A window of Aequoribacter fuscus genomic DNA:
GGGCTCTGATAAATCAACCCCCGTGACCTGTGCCCCCGATTGAGCCAGTGCGAGAGTCGTTGCCCCGCAACCACAGCCGACATCCAATACGCGCTCTTCGGATTGCGCTGCGGCTTTGGCAATCGCCTGTGCCGACAGAGGTTCTAGCATGGCGTCTAGATTGGCTTGCGCGGCCACCCAGCTTGGGCCAGCAGTATCATTCCAGTACACCTTTTGAGCTGAGTTGTCTTGGGACATAAGCGGCTACCTTAAAACGAATACGATAATTTAGCCCACCATGTTCGGCCAGGCTCGCTGACCTTGTCAATTGCTGGGTAGCCTTCAACTGCGCTGCCCGCACGTGACAAATGCTCGGCGTAGTCGGTATCGGCAATGTTATCCAGACCTAAAGCTAAAACCACATCCCTCGCCAGTTGGGTTGAGGTGTGCACAGATAAGATCGTGGCGTCGCCTGTGGCGCTAATATCTTGGCCGACGATGGTGCCATAGCCGCGATCAATACGGTCTTGTTCGCTGATATAGCGCGCTACAACACCACTCGTCCAAGCCTTCCCTTTATGTTCTAGGCTCACGGTTAGGTCGAGCGGGGGTGTTTGTGCCAGCGCACGATCGTGCGTGTCGTTATAGGCGCGAACCCAAGCTACGTTGGCCTTCACACTGAGTTTGCTGCTGAGTTGACCCTGCACGTCGGCTTCAAACCCGTAGCGTTCTGCGTCGATATTGCCGCTGCAGGTTACGCTCATCATGCCACTGGCGCACTGATGTAAACGAGGGCTGGGCATCATGCCCGAGTAAATCAAAATGTAGTCGTCCACGAGTCCGTAAAATGCCGAGACGGAGCCATTCCACTGCCCTTGGCGCCACAAAAATCCTAGGTCAACTTGGGTGGTTGCTTCGGGTTTAAGCTGTGCAGTGGCGGTAAGTCCCCCGGCGCTGACGGCCTCCCAGTAATCCATCGGGCGCTCGGTGTAGCCGATACCAAAGTAGGTGGTTGCCGATTCATCGGCAAAGTCATATTCAAACCGAGTAAATGCCGCACTGAGAGTCTCAGATGCGCTCACTGGCGTCGCAAGCCCTAAACGGTCGGCATCCCAGTCGTCGACGCGCAAGCCGCTAATCCAGCGGGTTTGATCGTCTAATTGTTGCTCTAACTCTGCAAACACACCCACAGACTCTGTGCTTAAATCGACCAGGCGAGGTTTGCTTGTGTAGGTGTCTGCCATGGCTTTCGTCATGCCCATCATCGATCGGTTACTACGCTCATCGCTTTGCCAAACTAAGCCTGTCGTTAAACTGCGAGCGTCGGTCAAATGCCATTCCAGAGTCACATTAATGCCGTCAGTTGACCGGTCAGGATTACTGACCATATAGCCCATCATCGGGGCCTTATCACGCAGGCTGTAGTTGTCCATCACGTGGTCAATGTAGGTGTGGTAGGCTCTGATTTCGGCGCTGCTAAGATGTTCGCTGATGCCGTTATGGCGAGCGGTGATGCCATAGCTCTCGCGGTCGAATACAACGCCGTCCATGCCGCGATCTGCGTAAGCCGCTTCGGCCTCGCTTTGGGTGAAGTCAATAGACAGTTCGGTGAGTGGCGTGGGCGTGTACCCTACACGAATGCTGCCACTGCGACGTTGGTAAGCACTGTGGACTTCTTTGCCAGCACCATCTTCATAGTCGTCTGATTCGGCGTGGCTAGCACTCAAGTCGACAAAACCTTGGGCGTTGGCCCAATGGACATCGGCCAGAGCGTCGGTGCGGTTCCATGCGCTGCTCAACAGACTCAGGTCGCCGGAAAACCCGTCTGCTGGCTTAGCGGTGTTTTCGAATAAAACCACGCCCGCAGAGTGCCCAGCGCCATGCGCAACGGTTTGCGGGCCTTTAATAATCGTCACGGTGTCGTAACTTTCCGGGAAAATGTAGGCCGTGGGCGGGTCCATGCGGCTGCCACAACCGCCGCCAAAGGCCATACCATCCATGACTAAATTTAGGCGCGACGCCGCCTGTCCTCGAAATACCGGATCGCCGCTCGTGCCACCTTTGCGAATCACAGTAAAGCCCGGCGTCGTTTTCAAAAATGCGGCCCCATCGTTAGCCGGCATGGGCTGTTGCGGAGCCTTGGCATCAATGGTTACCGTGAGTGGTGCAGCCATCGCGGGCGCGGTCACGATAATCTCCTCTTGATTTTGGGTATCACCTAGGGTTTGAGCGCTTAAGCAGGCAAAGCTTAAAGCCAAGTAAATTCTAGAGCGTTGCATTGATCGTTCCTGCATCAAAAACGCGTATTTTAAAGCCCGATACAGAGCAAGGCGTGCGACAAAAGCGCACACTTCAACAGTGGTTGGCCTCTAGGTTCAGCAGCGATTGTTTTGCCTTTAAACCGCCACCAAATCCAGTAAGCGAGCCGTTGCGGCCTATGACTCGATGGCACGGAATAATGA
This region includes:
- a CDS encoding TonB-dependent copper receptor; translated protein: MQRSRIYLALSFACLSAQTLGDTQNQEEIIVTAPAMAAPLTVTIDAKAPQQPMPANDGAAFLKTTPGFTVIRKGGTSGDPVFRGQAASRLNLVMDGMAFGGGCGSRMDPPTAYIFPESYDTVTIIKGPQTVAHGAGHSAGVVLFENTAKPADGFSGDLSLLSSAWNRTDALADVHWANAQGFVDLSASHAESDDYEDGAGKEVHSAYQRRSGSIRVGYTPTPLTELSIDFTQSEAEAAYADRGMDGVVFDRESYGITARHNGISEHLSSAEIRAYHTYIDHVMDNYSLRDKAPMMGYMVSNPDRSTDGINVTLEWHLTDARSLTTGLVWQSDERSNRSMMGMTKAMADTYTSKPRLVDLSTESVGVFAELEQQLDDQTRWISGLRVDDWDADRLGLATPVSASETLSAAFTRFEYDFADESATTYFGIGYTERPMDYWEAVSAGGLTATAQLKPEATTQVDLGFLWRQGQWNGSVSAFYGLVDDYILIYSGMMPSPRLHQCASGMMSVTCSGNIDAERYGFEADVQGQLSSKLSVKANVAWVRAYNDTHDRALAQTPPLDLTVSLEHKGKAWTSGVVARYISEQDRIDRGYGTIVGQDISATGDATILSVHTSTQLARDVVLALGLDNIADTDYAEHLSRAGSAVEGYPAIDKVSEPGRTWWAKLSYSF